One Molothrus aeneus isolate 106 chromosome 6, BPBGC_Maene_1.0, whole genome shotgun sequence genomic window carries:
- the EIF4G2 gene encoding eukaryotic translation initiation factor 4 gamma 2, with amino-acid sequence MQFCFSLPRQFNFILLKILRCQAAKVESAIAEGGASRFSASSGGGGGRGAPQHYPKTASNSEFLGKTPGQNAQKWIPSRSTRRDDDSANDKERHDAIFRKVRGILNKLTPEKFDKLCLELLNVGVESKLILKGVILLIVDKALEEPKYSSLYAQLCLRLAEDAPNFDGPSAESHPGQKQSTTFRRLLISKLQDEFENRTRNVDIYDKHDGPLLPEEEEQRAIAKIKMLGNIKFIGELGKLDLIHESILHKCIKTLLEKKKRVQLKDMGEDLECLCQIMRTVGPRLDHAKAKSLMDQYFARMRSLMSSKELPARIRFLLQDTVELREHNWVPRKAFLDNGPKTINQIRQDAVKDLGVFIPAPMSQGMRSDFFLEGPFMPPRMKLDRDPLGGLADMFGQMPGSGIGTGPGVIQDRFSPTMGRHRSNQLFNGHGGHLMPSAQSQFGDLGKSFLKSQGQSQLYHTQNQGLLSQQQGQSKDMPPRFSKKGQLNADEISLRPAQSFLMNKNQVPKLQPQITMIPPSAQPPRTQTPPLGQPPQLGLKTNPPLIQEKPAKTTKKPPPSKEELLKQTEAVVTEYLNNGNANDAVNTVREMRAPKHFIPEMLSKVILQSLDRSDEDKEKASTLISLLKQEGIATSDNFMQAFLNVLDQCPKLEVDIPLVKSYLAQFAARAIISDLVSISELAQPLESGTHFPLFLLCLQQLAKLQDREWLTELFQQSKVNMQKMLPEIDQNKDRMLEILEGKGLSFLFPLLKLEKELLKQIKSDPSPQAIYKWIKDNISPKLHVDKGFVNILMTSFLQYISSEVNPPSDESDSSSAPSKEQLEQEKQLLLSFKPVMQKFLHDHVDLQVSALYALQVHCYNNNFPKGMLLRFFVHFYDMEIIEEEAFLAWKEDITQEFPGKGKALFQVNQWLTWLETAEEEESEEEAD; translated from the exons ATGCA gttttgtttttccctgccccgtcaatttaattttattcttttgaagATTCTTCGTTGTCAAGCCGCCAAAGTGGAGAGTGCGATTGCAGAAGGGGGTGCTTCTCGTTTCAG TGCTTCTTCAGGCGGAGGAGGTGGTAGGGGTGCACCTCAGCACTATCCCAAGACTGCCAGCAACAG CGAGTTCCTGGGGAAAACCCCAGGGCAAAACGCTCAGAAATGGATTCCTTCACGAAGCACTAGACGAGATGACGACTCCGCAAACGACAAAGAACGACATGATGCAATCTTCAGGAAAGTAAGAGG caTACTAAATAAGCTTACTCCTGAAAAGTTCGACAAGCTATGCCTTGAGCTCCTCAATGTGGGTGTAGAATCTAAGCTCATCCTAAAAGGGGTCATACTGCTG ATCGTAGACAAAGCCCTTGAAGAGCCCAAGTATAGCTCGCTGTACGCTCAACTATGTCTGCGACTGGCAGAAGATGCACCCAACTTTGATGGCCCATCAGCAGAGAGTCATCCAGGACAGAAGCAAAGCACA ACATTCAGACGCCTCCTAATATCTAAACTTCAAGATGAATTTGAAAACCGAACCAGAAATGTTGATA tcTATGATAAGCATGATGGTCCCCTCctccctgaggaggaggaacagAGAGCCAttgccaagatcaagatgctgggGAACATCAAATTCATTGGAGAACTTGGCAAGCTTGATCTTATTCATGAATCTATCCTTCATAAGTGCATCAAAACA cttttggaaaagaagaagagagtTCAACTCAAAGATATGGGGGAGGATTTGGAGTGCCTCTGTCAGATAATGAGGACAGTGGGACCTAGATTAGATCATGCGAAAGCCAAG TCCTTAATGGATCAGTACTTTGCCCGTATGCGCTCCTTGATGTCAAGTAAGGAATTGCCAGCAAGGATTCGTTTCCTGCTGCAG GATACTGTGGAGTTGAGAGAACACAACTGGGTTCCTCGCAAAGCTTTTCTTGACAATGGACCAAAGACTATCAATCAAATCCGTCAAGATGCAGTAAAA GATCTGGGAGTTTTTATTCCTGCTCCTATGTCTCAAGGGATGCGAAGCGACTTCTTTCTGGAGGGACCCTTCATGCCACCCAGGATGAAACTTGACAGGGACCCACTCGGAGGGCTTGCTGATATGTTTGGACAAATGCCAG GTAGCGGAATTGGTACTGGTCCAGGGGTTATTCAGGATAGATTCTCACCCACCATGGGACGCCATCGTTCAAACCAACTCTTCAATGGCCATGGGGGTCACCTCATGCCTTCTGCTCAATCCCAGTTTGGAGACCTAGGCAAATCTTTTCTGAAAAGTCAG GGGCAAAGCCAACTCTACCATACCCAGAATCAGGGACTCTTATCCCAGCAACAAGGACAGTCGAAGGATATGCCACCTCGGTTTTCTAAGAAAGGACAGCTTAATGCAGATGAG ATTAGCCTGAGACCTGCTCAGTCTTTCCTGATGAATAAAAACCAAGTGCCAAAGCTTCAGCCCCAGATAACTATGATTCCTCCCAGTGCTCAACCACCACGCACTCAGACACCGCCTTTGGGACAG CCGCCTCAACTTGGTCTTAAAACAAATCCACCACTTATACAAGAGAAGCCTGCAAAGACCACCAAGAAACCACCTCCTTCCAAGGAAGAGCTACTTAAGCAAACT GAGGCTGTTGTGACTGAGTATCTGAACAATGGAAATGCTAATGATGCTGTCAATACTGTGAGAGAAATGAGAGCTCCTAAACACTTCATTCCTGAGATGCTGAGCAAAGTAATCCTTCAGTCCCTAGATAGATCAGATGAGGACAAAGAGAAAGCAAGTACTTTGATCAGCTTGCTCAAGCAGGAGGGAATAGCCACCAGTGACAACTTCATGCAG gCATTCCTGAATGTATTGGACCAGTGCCCCAAACTGGAGGTGGACATCCCATTGGTGAAATCCTACTTAGCACAGTTTGCAGCCCGTGCCATTATTTCAGACCTGGTGAGCATTTCCGAACTGGCTCAACCACTGGAAAGTGGCACCCATTTCCCTCTCTTCCTGCTCTGTCTTCAGCAGTTAGCTAAGTTACAAGACCGTGAATGGCTAACAGAACTGTTCCAACAAAGCAAAGTGAATATGCAGAAAATGTTACCAG AAATTGACCAGAACAAGGACCGCATGCTGGAGATCTTGGAAGGGAAGGGGCTTAGCTTCTTGTTCCCCCTTCTGAAACTGGAGAAGGAACTGCTAAAGCAAATAAAATCGGATCCATCCCCTCAAGCCATCTATAAGTGGATTAAAGATAACATTTCACCCAAGCTTCATGTAGATAAGGGATTTGTGAATATATTGATGACCAG TTTCTTGCAGTATATTTCTAGTGAAGTAAACCCACCCAGTGACGAATCGGATTCTTCATCTGCTCCATCCAAAGAGCAGCttgagcaggaaaagcagctgcttcttTCCTTCAAGCCAGTGATGCAGAAGTTCCTCCACGACCATGTTGATCTGCAAGTGAGTGCTTTATATGCACTCCAGGTGCACTGCTACAACAACAATTTTCCAAAAG GCATGTTACTGCGCTTCTTTGTTCATTTCTATGACATGGAGATCATTGAAGAAGAAGCCTTCTTGGCATGGAAAGAAGACATTACTCAAGAGTTTCCAGGGAAAGGCAAAGCTTTATTCCAG GTAAACCAGTGGTTAACCTGGCTGGAAACTGCTGAAGAAGAAGAATCTGAAGAAGAAGCTGACTAA